Genomic DNA from Jejubacter calystegiae:
CAGTACTACGATGTACTGGGGATTGCCCGGGAAGATAAAGACAGTCGCCATCAGGCGCTACTGCGCAACTACGCCTTTTTCGGTGCGCCTCATGTGGCGTTTCTGTTTATGCCGTCGTTTGGCGATAACGTGCGGGTTGCCGGGGATATCGGTATGTACGGGCAGAACTTCCTGCTGTCACTGACCGCCCGCGGCTATGCCGGTATTCCGCAAACTCTGCTGGGATTCCATGCCGACAGCGTGCGCGAAATCCTCGGCGTTTCCGACCAGTACCGTCTGCTGTTTGGCATCTCCTTCGGCTATGAAGATCCCGATGCCCGGGCCAACCAACTGCGAATGGACCGTATTCCGCTGGAACAGAGCGTGGTGTTCCATAAATAACCGCTTTGAGACTCCTCCGCTGTTGCGCCGACGGACCGTTGCGTAGGGTGAAAGCCGGTTAACGGCAGGGTGGTCTTCTATGAAAAGTTATAGTGCGCTGCTGCTGGTGGCGCTGGTTGGAATGAGTTCCGCCAGCGCCCGGGCGGACGATTTGGATAGTGTGGTCAACGACGCGATTAATTCGATTGCCGGGGCGCTGAACGGTAATCGCAACGATGGCGATTATAACGACGACGACGGGCGCTGGCGCGATGACGAGAATCGCCGCTATGACGACGGGCGACAGTATGACGACAGACGGCGCCAGATAGATGAACAGCGGCGCCAGCTTGATGAAGAGCAGCGGCGGCTGGACGAACGACGTCGCCAGTTAAGCGAAGAGGAGCGGCGGCTTAGCGAGGCGCGCTGGCGTTAGGACCGCACCTCCGCCGAATCCAGGCAAATTGTCTGTCCATCGAATCCGGCTTCGATGCCTTCCGGCAGCGGGTTCTCCATCATCCACAGATCGAAGTGGTGGCCGATATGGGTCAGCACCACTCGCGGCGCAGCTATCTGGCGCTTTAGCTCCACGACGGTATTGAGATCGTTGTGATTGCGTGGAGTTTCTGACCGGGGTTCATAAGCGCAGTCAATCACCATTACGTCCGGCCGGTTAGCGGCCAGAAACTTCATGCTTTTTTCCGGTAGCCCGGCGGTGTCGCACAGCCAGGCCAGGCTGCCGTGCGGGCTTTCCAGCAGATAGCCGTAAGTGAGTTTCGAATGATTCAGGGGTAGCGGTGTTACCCTCAGCCCCTGAAGCGTAAAGGCGACGAACGGGGTGAGCGTGTGGCTGAAGTCGAGAAGGCCGGGGTGCTTAAACAGATCGTCGCAGCCGACGGGGTCTGGCGGGCCGTAGACCGTAATGCGGGAGCCTACGCCCCAGCGCAGGGGAAACAGTCCCTGGACGTGGTCCATATGGTAGTGGGTCAGCAGTATCTGGCAGAAGCTGCCTGCGGGGTGGCGCTCCATTAAATCAGGGAAACCGGCGTCCAGTAGCGTCACGCTGTCGTTAAATTGCACGGTGCCGCTACAGGGGCCGCGCCGGAAAGCCGGGTCTCGGCGCGCCCGCTGGCAGGCGGCGCACTGGCAGCCGAAGGCCGGGACCTGGCGGGCATCGCCGGTGCCGCTAAGTACAATCTTCAGGCTCATGGCGCGGCACCTAAAGCGCTTTGGTAAAGCGAACGTGGGTCGGCTGGTACGCTTCGCGCTGGTAGAAGCGATGCGCGTCCTGGCGACCGGTGCTGGTGGAAAGTTCGATCATCTCAGCGCCTTCCTGGCGGGCTTCCTGTTCTGCCCAGGCCAGCAGCCGTTTGCCGATCCCCAGCCCCCGGCCCTGGGGCATCACCACCAGCTCCTGGATTTCGGCTATCCAGTTAACGTGATGCAGATGGAATTGCAGATGCAGCCCCACCATGGCGACGGGGTGCCCATTGTGTAGCGCTAACTGGTAGCGAAAGCGGGAGTCGAGCAGATTCGCGGCAAATCCGGCGCGGAAAGCGTCACGGTCGAACTCCCGCTGTTTCAGTTCACAGATTAATCCATAGACGCTCTGCCAGTCGTTCAAAGTGGCGCTACGCAGTTCAACAGACATTCCGTTTTTCCTCCGGTACGTGACGAATTAGCTGAATTAATGCCGTGGCCGACTGTTGCAGGGAGCCATCGTTGTTGAGTATGGCGCAGTGAGGCAGATGTGTCCCAAAATGGCTGGCGCGGCGCAGCCGCTGTTCGATGGCGTCCGGCGTCTCCCGGCCTCTGGCTTCCAGACGGCGACGCAGAACGTCGTTTGATACCTGAAGCATCACCGGCAGAAGCCTGGCGCCGTAGCGTTCCATAGCGTGGGGAAGATGCTGGCGGGAACCGTTGACGATCACGTTCATCCCCGCCGCCAGCCAGTGATCCAGTTCGATCCCTAAGCCATAACGATAGCCGTTGGCCTGCCAGGCCAGCGCGAACAGGCCGCAGGCCGCGCGCTGGCTGAATTCGGCATCGCTCAGGGCGATATGGTTTTCGCCACCGGCGTCCGTCGTGCGGGTGATATAGCGATGAGCCACCAGCAGTTCTGGTATCTGCTGATGGCGCAGGGCCGCCAGCAGGCTGTCTTTTCCGGCGCCGGAAGGGCCGATAAGCCAGATGAGTCGCGTCATCAGAATACCTGCCTCCCCTGGCGCCAGACGTTCCCGACTCGTATCTGGCCGTCAATGCGGTGGGCCAGCACCAGGTCGGCGCGCCTGCCTTCGGCCAGCTCGCCCCGGTCGGTCAGGTTAATGGCCCGGGCCGGATTACGGGTCACCAGACGGATGGCCTGGGGCAGTCGCCAGCCCGATTCGGGGTCGTCGGCGATGCGAAAGGCGGCATCCAGCAGGCTGGCGGGATAGTAGTCCGAAGAGAGAATATCCAGCAGCCCGGTTTGCGCCAGCCGGTGGGCCGCCACATTGCCGGAATGAGAACCGCCACGCACGATATTCGGGGCGCCCATCAATACCTGAAGGCCGTGGCGACGCGATGCCTGTGCGGCTTCCAGGGTGGTGGGGAATTCGGCAATCACGCTGCCCAGATCGTGGGATTCCTGCACGTGATCGGCGGTGGCGTCGTCGTGGCTGGCAAGCGTAATGCCGCGCGCGCGGCAATCGGCGGCAATGGCCTGGCGGTTGGGGTGCGACCAGCGCTCCGCGAGCCGTAACTGCTCTTCTTCATAGTGCGCCATCTGTTCGGCGCTGAGCTGATATTTGCCCTGATAGTATTCGCGATATTTTTCGATACTGGCGAACTGACGCTGGCCGGGCGAGTGGTCCATCAGCGAAACCAGCGATACGCCTGCCCGCCCGACCAGTTGCTGAAACAGGGGCAGGGTGGTGTGGTGCGGAAGCTCGCAGCGCAGGTGCAGACGGTGGTCGGCGCGATTAACTCCCAGCCGCTGGCTGTGTTCGATGGCGCCGATCATTTTGTCCAGATTCTCCAGCCGGTCGCCGCCGTCGCGCACATCGCCCAGCGCCACG
This window encodes:
- a CDS encoding nitroreductase encodes the protein MLSFEDTVRLRHSPRAFLSTPLTDEQIHEVLQDAQLAPSNCNTQPWHVHIASGDTKRALTEAMLRNDELGQVTPDFSFDYADFYGDYFARSQEQAKQYYDVLGIAREDKDSRHQALLRNYAFFGAPHVAFLFMPSFGDNVRVAGDIGMYGQNFLLSLTARGYAGIPQTLLGFHADSVREILGVSDQYRLLFGISFGYEDPDARANQLRMDRIPLEQSVVFHK
- the yjdP gene encoding DDRRRQL repeat protein YjdP, which encodes MKSYSALLLVALVGMSSASARADDLDSVVNDAINSIAGALNGNRNDGDYNDDDGRWRDDENRRYDDGRQYDDRRRQIDEQRRQLDEEQRRLDERRRQLSEEERRLSEARWR
- the phnP gene encoding phosphonate metabolism protein PhnP, with product MSLKIVLSGTGDARQVPAFGCQCAACQRARRDPAFRRGPCSGTVQFNDSVTLLDAGFPDLMERHPAGSFCQILLTHYHMDHVQGLFPLRWGVGSRITVYGPPDPVGCDDLFKHPGLLDFSHTLTPFVAFTLQGLRVTPLPLNHSKLTYGYLLESPHGSLAWLCDTAGLPEKSMKFLAANRPDVMVIDCAYEPRSETPRNHNDLNTVVELKRQIAAPRVVLTHIGHHFDLWMMENPLPEGIEAGFDGQTICLDSAEVRS
- the phnO gene encoding aminoalkylphosphonate N-acetyltransferase, whose amino-acid sequence is MSVELRSATLNDWQSVYGLICELKQREFDRDAFRAGFAANLLDSRFRYQLALHNGHPVAMVGLHLQFHLHHVNWIAEIQELVVMPQGRGLGIGKRLLAWAEQEARQEGAEMIELSTSTGRQDAHRFYQREAYQPTHVRFTKAL
- the phnN gene encoding ribose 1,5-bisphosphokinase — protein: MTRLIWLIGPSGAGKDSLLAALRHQQIPELLVAHRYITRTTDAGGENHIALSDAEFSQRAACGLFALAWQANGYRYGLGIELDHWLAAGMNVIVNGSRQHLPHAMERYGARLLPVMLQVSNDVLRRRLEARGRETPDAIEQRLRRASHFGTHLPHCAILNNDGSLQQSATALIQLIRHVPEEKRNVC
- the phnM gene encoding alpha-D-ribose 1-methylphosphonate 5-triphosphate diphosphatase, which encodes MIINNVKLVLDDEVVAGSLEVADGKIRSFADTPSRQPGALDGDGGWLLPGLVELHTDNLDKFFTPRPKVDWPAHSAMSSHDALMVASGITTVLDAVALGDVRDGGDRLENLDKMIGAIEHSQRLGVNRADHRLHLRCELPHHTTLPLFQQLVGRAGVSLVSLMDHSPGQRQFASIEKYREYYQGKYQLSAEQMAHYEEEQLRLAERWSHPNRQAIAADCRARGITLASHDDATADHVQESHDLGSVIAEFPTTLEAAQASRRHGLQVLMGAPNIVRGGSHSGNVAAHRLAQTGLLDILSSDYYPASLLDAAFRIADDPESGWRLPQAIRLVTRNPARAINLTDRGELAEGRRADLVLAHRIDGQIRVGNVWRQGRQVF